In Perognathus longimembris pacificus isolate PPM17 chromosome 23, ASM2315922v1, whole genome shotgun sequence, a single genomic region encodes these proteins:
- the Hsd3b7 gene encoding 3 beta-hydroxysteroid dehydrogenase type 7 isoform X2, with protein sequence MAESAPTPQLVYLVTGGCGFLGEHVVRILLEREPTLRELRVFDLHLSPWLEELKTGPVQVTAIQGDVTQAHEVAAAVAGAHVVIHTAGIVDVFGRASPKTIHEINVQGTMNVIEACVQAGTQFLVYTSSMEVVGPNIKGHPFYRGNEDTPYEAVHRHPYPRSKALAERLVLEANGRKGLRLGGRLFRSIPASVEHGRVYVGNVAWMHVLVARELPPRAPLMGGQVYFCYDKSPYKSYEDFNMEFLGPCGLRLIGTRPLLPYWLLLVLATLNALLQCLLRPLLLYAPLLNPYTLAVANTTFTVSTNKAQRHFGYEPLFSWEDSRTRTIRWMQATEGSIR encoded by the exons ATGGCAGAATCGGCCCCAACCCCGCAGCTGGTGTACCTGGTCACGGGCGGCTGTGGCTTCCTGGGGGAACACGTTGTGCGCATACTGCTGGAGCGGGAGCCCACACTCCGGGAGCTGCGTGTCTTTGACCTGCACCTGAGTCCCTGGCTGGAGGAGCTGAAGACAG gacCTGTGCAGGTGACCGCTATCCAGGGAGATGTAACCCAGGCCCATGAGGTGGCAGCGGCTGTGGCAGGAGCCCATGTGGTCATCCACACAGCTGGCATAGTGGACGTGTTTGGGAGGGCCAGTCCCAAGACCATCCACGAGATCAATGTGCAGG GCACGATGAATGTGATCGAGGCTTGTGTGCAGGCTGGAACGCAGTTCCTGGTCTACACAAGTAGCATGGAAGTTGTGGGGCCTAACATCAAAGGCCATCCCTTCTACAG GGGCAATGAGGACACCCCGTATGAGGCAGTTCACAGACACCCCTATCCTCGCAGCAAGGCCCTTGCTGAGCGGCTGGTCCTGGAGGCCAACGGAAGGAAG GGCCTGCGCCTGGGAGGTCGGCTCTTCAGGTCCATCCCAGCCTCTGTGGAACATGGCCGGGTCTATGTGG GCAATGTGGCATGGATGCACGTCCTGGTTGCCCGAGAGCTACCACCAAGAGCCCCCCTCATGGGCGGCCAAGTCTACTTCTGCTATGACAAGTCACCTTATAAGAGCTACGAGGACTTCAACATGGAGTTCTTGGGCCCCTGTGGACTACGGCTGATAGGCACCCGCCCGCTGCTGCCCTACTGGCTGCTGTTGGTCTTGGCTACCCTCAATGCCCTGCTCCAGTGCCTTCTGCGCCCACTGTTGCTCTACGCACCCCTGTTAAACCCCTACACGCTGGCTGTGGCCAACACCACCTTCACTGTCAGCACCAACAAGGCACAGCGCCATTTTGGCTATGAGCCTTTGTTCTCATGGGAAGATAGCCGAACACGCACCATTCGCTGGATGCAGGCTACCGAGGGTTCCATTCGATGA
- the Hsd3b7 gene encoding 3 beta-hydroxysteroid dehydrogenase type 7 isoform X1 produces MAESAPTPQLVYLVTGGCGFLGEHVVRILLEREPTLRELRVFDLHLSPWLEELKTGPVQVTAIQGDVTQAHEVAAAVAGAHVVIHTAGIVDVFGRASPKTIHEINVQGTMNVIEACVQAGTQFLVYTSSMEVVGPNIKGHPFYRGNEDTPYEAVHRHPYPRSKALAERLVLEANGRKVRGGMPLVTCALRPTGIYGEGHQIMKDFYHQGLRLGGRLFRSIPASVEHGRVYVGNVAWMHVLVARELPPRAPLMGGQVYFCYDKSPYKSYEDFNMEFLGPCGLRLIGTRPLLPYWLLLVLATLNALLQCLLRPLLLYAPLLNPYTLAVANTTFTVSTNKAQRHFGYEPLFSWEDSRTRTIRWMQATEGSIR; encoded by the exons ATGGCAGAATCGGCCCCAACCCCGCAGCTGGTGTACCTGGTCACGGGCGGCTGTGGCTTCCTGGGGGAACACGTTGTGCGCATACTGCTGGAGCGGGAGCCCACACTCCGGGAGCTGCGTGTCTTTGACCTGCACCTGAGTCCCTGGCTGGAGGAGCTGAAGACAG gacCTGTGCAGGTGACCGCTATCCAGGGAGATGTAACCCAGGCCCATGAGGTGGCAGCGGCTGTGGCAGGAGCCCATGTGGTCATCCACACAGCTGGCATAGTGGACGTGTTTGGGAGGGCCAGTCCCAAGACCATCCACGAGATCAATGTGCAGG GCACGATGAATGTGATCGAGGCTTGTGTGCAGGCTGGAACGCAGTTCCTGGTCTACACAAGTAGCATGGAAGTTGTGGGGCCTAACATCAAAGGCCATCCCTTCTACAG GGGCAATGAGGACACCCCGTATGAGGCAGTTCACAGACACCCCTATCCTCGCAGCAAGGCCCTTGCTGAGCGGCTGGTCCTGGAGGCCAACGGAAGGAAG GTTCGTGGAGGGATGCCCCTGGTGACCTGTGCTTTGCGTCCCACGGGCATATATGGTGAAGGCCATCAGATCATGAAGGACTTCTATCATCAGGGCCTGCGCCTGGGAGGTCGGCTCTTCAGGTCCATCCCAGCCTCTGTGGAACATGGCCGGGTCTATGTGG GCAATGTGGCATGGATGCACGTCCTGGTTGCCCGAGAGCTACCACCAAGAGCCCCCCTCATGGGCGGCCAAGTCTACTTCTGCTATGACAAGTCACCTTATAAGAGCTACGAGGACTTCAACATGGAGTTCTTGGGCCCCTGTGGACTACGGCTGATAGGCACCCGCCCGCTGCTGCCCTACTGGCTGCTGTTGGTCTTGGCTACCCTCAATGCCCTGCTCCAGTGCCTTCTGCGCCCACTGTTGCTCTACGCACCCCTGTTAAACCCCTACACGCTGGCTGTGGCCAACACCACCTTCACTGTCAGCACCAACAAGGCACAGCGCCATTTTGGCTATGAGCCTTTGTTCTCATGGGAAGATAGCCGAACACGCACCATTCGCTGGATGCAGGCTACCGAGGGTTCCATTCGATGA
- the Hsd3b7 gene encoding 3 beta-hydroxysteroid dehydrogenase type 7 isoform X3 — protein MAESAPTPQLVYLVTGGCGFLGEHVVRILLEREPTLRELRVFDLHLSPWLEELKTGTMNVIEACVQAGTQFLVYTSSMEVVGPNIKGHPFYRGNEDTPYEAVHRHPYPRSKALAERLVLEANGRKVRGGMPLVTCALRPTGIYGEGHQIMKDFYHQGLRLGGRLFRSIPASVEHGRVYVGNVAWMHVLVARELPPRAPLMGGQVYFCYDKSPYKSYEDFNMEFLGPCGLRLIGTRPLLPYWLLLVLATLNALLQCLLRPLLLYAPLLNPYTLAVANTTFTVSTNKAQRHFGYEPLFSWEDSRTRTIRWMQATEGSIR, from the exons ATGGCAGAATCGGCCCCAACCCCGCAGCTGGTGTACCTGGTCACGGGCGGCTGTGGCTTCCTGGGGGAACACGTTGTGCGCATACTGCTGGAGCGGGAGCCCACACTCCGGGAGCTGCGTGTCTTTGACCTGCACCTGAGTCCCTGGCTGGAGGAGCTGAAGACAG GCACGATGAATGTGATCGAGGCTTGTGTGCAGGCTGGAACGCAGTTCCTGGTCTACACAAGTAGCATGGAAGTTGTGGGGCCTAACATCAAAGGCCATCCCTTCTACAG GGGCAATGAGGACACCCCGTATGAGGCAGTTCACAGACACCCCTATCCTCGCAGCAAGGCCCTTGCTGAGCGGCTGGTCCTGGAGGCCAACGGAAGGAAG GTTCGTGGAGGGATGCCCCTGGTGACCTGTGCTTTGCGTCCCACGGGCATATATGGTGAAGGCCATCAGATCATGAAGGACTTCTATCATCAGGGCCTGCGCCTGGGAGGTCGGCTCTTCAGGTCCATCCCAGCCTCTGTGGAACATGGCCGGGTCTATGTGG GCAATGTGGCATGGATGCACGTCCTGGTTGCCCGAGAGCTACCACCAAGAGCCCCCCTCATGGGCGGCCAAGTCTACTTCTGCTATGACAAGTCACCTTATAAGAGCTACGAGGACTTCAACATGGAGTTCTTGGGCCCCTGTGGACTACGGCTGATAGGCACCCGCCCGCTGCTGCCCTACTGGCTGCTGTTGGTCTTGGCTACCCTCAATGCCCTGCTCCAGTGCCTTCTGCGCCCACTGTTGCTCTACGCACCCCTGTTAAACCCCTACACGCTGGCTGTGGCCAACACCACCTTCACTGTCAGCACCAACAAGGCACAGCGCCATTTTGGCTATGAGCCTTTGTTCTCATGGGAAGATAGCCGAACACGCACCATTCGCTGGATGCAGGCTACCGAGGGTTCCATTCGATGA
- the Stx1b gene encoding syntaxin-1B isoform X2, protein MKDRTQELRSAKDSDDEEEVVHVDRDHFMDEFFEQVEEIRGCIEKLSEDVEQVKKQHSAILAAPNPDEKTKQELEDLTADIKKTANKVRSKLKAIEQSIEQEEGLNRSSADLRIRKTQHSTLSRKFVEVMTEYNATQSKYRDRCKDRIQRQLEITGRTTTNEELEDMLESGKLAIFTDDIKMDSQMTKQALNEIETRHNEIIKLETSIRELHDMFVDMAMLVESQGEMIDRIEYNVEHSVDYVERAVSDTKKAVKYQSKARRKKIMIIICCVVLGVVLASSIGGTLGL, encoded by the exons GCAAAAGACAGcgatgatgaggaggaggtggTCCACGTGGACCGAGACCACTTTATGGATGAGTTCTTTGAACAG GTGGAGGAGATTCGAGGCTGCATTGAGAAGCTGTCCGAGGATGTAGAGCAGGTGAAAAAACAACATAGCGCCATCCTGGCTGCCCCCAACCCAGACGAGA AGACCAAGCAGGAGCTGGAGGACCTCACCGCCGACATCAAGAAGACGGCCAACAAGGTCCGGTCCAAATTGAAAG cGATCGAGCAGAGCATTGAACAGGAAGAGGGGCTGAACCGTTCCTCTGCGGACCTGCGCATCCGCAAGACCCAG cactcAACACTCTCCCGGAAGTTCGTGGAGGTAATGACCGAGTATAATGCGACTCAGTCCAAGTACCGAGACCGCTGCAAGGACCGGATCCAGCGGCAGCTGGAGATCA CCGGCAGGACCACCACCAATGAAGAGCTGGAGGACATGCTGGAGAGCGGGAAGCTGGCCATCTTCACGGACGAC ATCAAAATGGACTCCCAGATGACAAAGCAGGCCCTAAATGAGATCGAGACCAGACACAATGAGATTATCAAACTGGAAACCAGCATCCGCGAGCTGCACGACATGTTTGTGGACATGGCGATGCTCGTGGAAAGCCAG GGAGAGATGATTGATCGCATTGAGTACAACGTGGAACATTCCGTGGACTATGTAGAGCGAGCTGTGTCTGACACCAAGAAAGCCGTGAAATATCAGAGCAAGGCCCGGAGG AAGAAAATCATGATCATCATTTGCTGTGTGGTGCTGGGGGTGGTCTTGGCGTCATCCATTGGGGGGACGCTGGGCTTGTAG
- the Stx1b gene encoding syntaxin-1B isoform X1: protein MKDRTQELRSAKDSDDEEEVVHVDRDHFMDEFFEQVEEIRGCIEKLSEDVEQVKKQHSAILAAPNPDEKTKQELEDLTADIKKTANKVRSKLKAIEQSIEQEEGLNRSSADLRIRKTQHSTLSRKFVEVMTEYNATQSKYRDRCKDRIQRQLEITGRTTTNEELEDMLESGKLAIFTDDIKMDSQMTKQALNEIETRHNEIIKLETSIRELHDMFVDMAMLVESQGEMIDRIEYNVEHSVDYVERAVSDTKKAVKYQSKARRVSRVFLWLLGDGGQPGGGGGAGLRPGLWW, encoded by the exons GCAAAAGACAGcgatgatgaggaggaggtggTCCACGTGGACCGAGACCACTTTATGGATGAGTTCTTTGAACAG GTGGAGGAGATTCGAGGCTGCATTGAGAAGCTGTCCGAGGATGTAGAGCAGGTGAAAAAACAACATAGCGCCATCCTGGCTGCCCCCAACCCAGACGAGA AGACCAAGCAGGAGCTGGAGGACCTCACCGCCGACATCAAGAAGACGGCCAACAAGGTCCGGTCCAAATTGAAAG cGATCGAGCAGAGCATTGAACAGGAAGAGGGGCTGAACCGTTCCTCTGCGGACCTGCGCATCCGCAAGACCCAG cactcAACACTCTCCCGGAAGTTCGTGGAGGTAATGACCGAGTATAATGCGACTCAGTCCAAGTACCGAGACCGCTGCAAGGACCGGATCCAGCGGCAGCTGGAGATCA CCGGCAGGACCACCACCAATGAAGAGCTGGAGGACATGCTGGAGAGCGGGAAGCTGGCCATCTTCACGGACGAC ATCAAAATGGACTCCCAGATGACAAAGCAGGCCCTAAATGAGATCGAGACCAGACACAATGAGATTATCAAACTGGAAACCAGCATCCGCGAGCTGCACGACATGTTTGTGGACATGGCGATGCTCGTGGAAAGCCAG GGAGAGATGATTGATCGCATTGAGTACAACGTGGAACATTCCGTGGACTATGTAGAGCGAGCTGTGTCTGACACCAAGAAAGCCGTGAAATATCAGAGCAAGGCCCGGAGGGTGAGCAGGGTGTTCTTGTGGCTGCTGGGGGATGGGGGCCAGccaggaggcgggggaggggctgggctcaggccaggcctgtggtggtga